A single window of Taeniopygia guttata chromosome 1, bTaeGut7.mat, whole genome shotgun sequence DNA harbors:
- the USPL1 gene encoding SUMO-specific isopeptidase USPL1 isoform X1: MQTMDFETTTKTSNYQESPPKTSSPKTQLLPNSELLSTASEISLKEDKSSTNKRVLCLQWRNINNLCWLDCILSALVHLETLKSALAEEYNDGKCLLQKLLTKYNQASILLNTCKRSKVKDVLPKAESQLNEIRNVMFTELQPQLRCELGNMKNPVFALQLLLQVDQQAERLFLHSFSCKSECVHCGHNYQDRLKKTLTTFTNVIPDWHPLNAVHIGPCIICGNTSQRQQMILEKAPSILMLHFVEGLPHNNLEKYSFKFEEDSYQITSVVQCQTDKKHFISWSLNPDGTWLECDDLKGPYCQKRKRFEVPPSEIHIVTWEKKASHVPQEPNSQFQSKNSEDIPFNNVHSNSTVLQTGFDNTVGKTPAEHHKEDSVRSPEKKQQQVTEDKSIVHHGSENLADGDLVTLMLEEVPVDSEDKSVPNGRMVGNNFLDGCGTPEQEEPAFSLSTLYAGEFAGTSLAMNNKSMLYENSSICLPLEELNSVSITAPVPKKHDADSSDSLPSQLNERTNLANRENGLNSELLLNKLLAVENTIQNPPDLKDASKTVVNSQVGSSSGVSNSVQSSYKDRKGGFVGSWVKKLSKSTSFMPSSSSALKNERNCKTPSVQRISEVWLPMKGASNFGGFQSRGTKKTTETPKFLAPQSNNAHPLSNFKGFSQSTYLPTANHTTIAGPTWTKSERTLGTPGKVTQFPSPGYNSGKAEESDSDKTKKLRLKLLKKLNAKKKRLASLDRLAVEQRKQEKHVSGDISTPLQTESQNDSELLQSFLRELQYQIDVTGHQSELNANTVPGCTGHNTDEILAELLSPTSTVTSLEAPKSEDECMYMEMVHSSVATTVPYESTSVPQAAVTSEDHNYYSPVKDTNLELDAINKHSVKKLSFESPTRDDILEDLFSISAPSSMSGDMDLPHFDETLFETW; the protein is encoded by the exons ATGCAGACCATGGATTTTGAAACAACCACCAAAACCAGCAACTACCAAGAAAGTCCACCAAAGACTTCTAGTCCCAAAACACAACTGTTGCCAAATTCTGAGCTTCTATCAACAGCATCTGAAATTTCACTCAAAGAGGATAAAAGTTCCACTAATAAAAGAGTTTTGTGTCTTCAGTGGAGAAACATAAACAATCTTTGTTGGTTAGATTGTATTTTGTCAGCACTAGTACACTTAGAAACATTAAAATCTGCTCTAGCAGAAGAATATAATGATGGAAAATGTTTACTCCAGAAACTCTTAACAAAGTATAATCAAGCATCTATTCTTCTGAATACCTGTAAAAGGAGTAAAGTAAAAG atgtTCTTCCAAAAGCAGAATCTCAGCTCAATGAAATCAGAAACGTAATGTTTACAGAGCTTCAGCCTCAGCTGAGGTGTGAATTGG gTAATATGAAGAACCCAGTGTTTGCACTTCAGCTACTCTTACAAGTGGATCAACAAGCTGAGAGATTATTCTTGCATTCTTTTTCATGCAAGTCTGAATGTGTACATTGTGGCCACAATTACCAGGACCG ATTGAAGAAAACACTGACAACGTTTACAAATGTAATCCCTGATTGGCATCCACTTAATGCTGTTCATATTGGACCATGTATTATATGTGGAAATACATCTCAAAGACAGCAGATGATCTTGGAAAA AGCACCGTCAATATTAATGTTACATTTTGTGGAAGGCTTGCCACATAACAACCTGGAGAAATACTCGTTTAAATTTGAGGAAGACAGCTACCAAATAACATCTGTTGTTCAGTGCCAAACAGATAAGAAGCACTTCATAAGCTGGTCTTTGAATCCTGATG GAACTTGGCTTGAATGTGATGACTTAAAGGGTCCATATTGCCAGAAACGTAAAAGATTTGAAGTTCCTCCTTCAGAGATTCATATTGTTACCTGGGAAAAGAAAGCATCCCATGTGCCACAAGAACCGAATTCACAGTTCCAAAGTAAAAATAGTGAAGATATTCCTTTTAATAATGTACATTCAAATTCCACAGTGTTGCAAACTGGTTTTGATAACACTGTCGGCAAAACACCTGCAGAACACCACAAAGAGGATTCTGTGAGGAGTCCAGAGAAGAAACAACAGCAAGTAACTGAGGACAAAAGTATTGTTCATCATGGTTCAGAAAATCTGGCAGATGGTGACCTTGTAACACTGATGCTTGAAGAAGTTCCAGTTGACTCGGAAGATAAATCAGTGCCTAATGGACGGATGGTGGGCAATAACTTTCTTGATGGATGCGGCACACCAGAACAGGAGGAACCAGCTTTTTCACTTAGCACTCTATATGCAGGAGAGTTTGCTGGAACTAGTCTAGCTATGAACAATAAATCCATGTTATATGAAAATTCCAGTATTTGCTTACCTCTAGAAGAGCTGAACTCAGTAAGTATTACTGCTCCTGTGCCCAAAAAACATGATGCTGATTCATCTGACTCATTGCCTTCCCAATTAAATGAGAGAACTAATTTAGCTAACAGAGAAAATGGATTAAATTCAGAACTACTGCTAAACAAGTTGCTAGCAGTAGAAAATACTATACAAAATCCACCTGACTTGAAAGATGCAAGCAAAACTGTAGTTAATTCTCAAGTTGGCAGTTCTTCTGGTGTCAGTAATTCAGTTCAGTCCTCATACAAAGACCGAAAAGGAGGATTTGTAGGAAGCTGGGTAAAGAAATTAAGCAAGAGTACTTCTTTCATGCCTTCAAGTTCCTCAGCTCTCAAGAATGAGAGAAATTGCAAAACTCCCTCAGTGCAAAGAATAAGTGAAGTTTGGTTGCCAATGAAGGGCGCAAGTAACTTTGGTGGATTTCAAAGCAGAGGTACAAAGAAAACAACTGAGACCCCGAAGTTTCTGGCTCCTCAGAGTAACAATGCTCATCCTTTATCAAATTTCAAAGGATTTTCTCAAAGCACTTATCTTCCAACAGCAAATCATACCACTATTGCAGGTCCAACTTGGACTAAGTCAGAAAGAACTTTGGGTACCCCAGGTAAAGTGACTCAGTTCCCTTCACCTGGCTATAACTCTGGTAAGGCAGAAGAGTCAGACagtgacaaaacaaaaaaacttcgcctaaaattgttaaaaaaactTAATGCTAAAAAGAAGAGGTTGGCTTCACTGGATAGATTAGCAGTGGAACAgaggaaacaggaaaaacatgTGAGTGGAGACATAAGCACCCCATTACAGACTGAGTCTCAAAATGACAGTGAATTATTGCAGAGCTTTTTAAGGGAGCTGCAGTATCAGATTGATGTCACAGGCCATCAATCTGAATTGAATGCAAACACTGTGCCAGGGTGCACTGGCCATAACACTGACGAAATACTGGCAGAATTACTGTCCCCTACTTCGACTGTCACTTCCTTGGAGGCTCCAAAGAGCGAAGATGAGTGTATGTACATGGAAATGGTGCACAGCAGCGTGGCAACCACCGTGCCCTATGAGAGCACCAGTGTGCCACAGGCAGCAGTGACAAGTGAGGACCACAATTACTACAGTCCTGTAAAGGACACTAATTTGGAGCTTGATGCAATAAACAAACACAGTGTGAAAAAACTTTCTTTTGAAAGTCCTACAAGAGATGATATCCTCGAAGACCTGTTCTCCATTTCAGCACCAAGCTCAATGTCAGGTGACATGGATTTACCTCATTTTGATGAAACTCTGTTTGAAACTTGGTAA
- the USPL1 gene encoding SUMO-specific isopeptidase USPL1 isoform X3, producing the protein MNCSPVETAAHECCPVCKEKGQIQGLRTYRLNFQESIFLCENPQCIYPLGYKPLNSIITSTGSENHQVPSTHKKRKLGGTSDFSAVGSDPKKAQTNNVLNVEHTISADSIVQGCQNSLCIPKTSLHDVLQNDQQNPGNHVGSCMQTMDFETTTKTSNYQESPPKTSSPKTQLLPNSELLSTASEISLKEDKSSTNKRVLCLQWRNINNLCWLDCILSALVHLETLKSALAEEYNDGKCLLQKLLTKYNQASILLNTCKRSKVKDVLPKAESQLNEIRNVMFTELQPQLRCELGNMKNPVFALQLLLQVDQQAERLFLHSFSCKSECVHCGHNYQDRLKKTLTTFTNVIPDWHPLNAVHIGPCIICGNTSQRQQMILEKAPSILMLHFVEGLPHNNLEKYSFKFEEDSYQITSVVQCQTDKKHFISWSLNPDGTWLECDDLKGPYCQKRKRFEVPPSEIHIVTWEKKASHVPQEPNSQFQSKNSEDIPFNNVHSNSTVLQTGFDNTVGKTPAEHHKEDSVRSPEKKQQQVTEDKSIVHHGSENLADGDLVTLMLEEVPVDSEDKSVPNGRMVGNNFLDGCGTPEQEEPAFSLSTLYAGEFAGTSLAMNNKSMLYENSSICLPLEELNSVSITAPVPKKHDADSSDSLPSQLNERTNLANRENGLNSELLLNKLLAVENTIQNPPDLKDASKTVVNSQVGSSSGVSNSVQSSYKDRKGGFVGSWVKKLSKSTSFMPSSSSALKNERNCKTPSVQRISEVWLPMKGASNFGGFQSRGTKKTTETPKFLAPQSNNAHPLSNFKGFSQSTYLPTANHTTIAGPTWTKSERTLGTPGKVTQFPSPGYNSGKAEESDSDKTKKLRLKLLKKLNAKKKRLASLDRLAVEQRKQEKHVSGDISTPLQTESQNDSELLQSFLRELQYQIDVTGHQSELNANTVPGCTGHNTDEILAELLSPTSTVTSLEAPKSEDECMYMEMVHSSVATTVPYESTSVPQAAVTSEDHNYYSPVKDTNLELDAINKHSVKKLSFESPTRDDILEDLFSISAPSSMSGDMDLPHFDETLFETW; encoded by the exons ATG aactGTAGTCCTGTGGAAACAGCTGCACATGAATGTTGTCCAGTCTGCAAAGAGAAGGGTCAGATCCAAGGCTTACGGACTTACCGCCTTAATTTTCAAGAGTCCATTTTCCTTTGTGAAAATCCTCAG tgCATCTACCCACTTGGTTATAAACCATTAAACAGCATAATTACTTCTACTGGTTCAGAAAATCACCAAGTTCCATCTACtcacaagaaaaggaaattaggTGGTACCAGTGACTTTTCTGCTGTTGGATCAGAtccaaaaaaagcacaaactaACAACGTGCTCAATGTTGAGCACACCATTAGTGCAGACTCCATTGTGCAAGGCTGCCAAAATAGTTTGTGTATTCCCAAGACAAGCCTCCACGATGTATTACAAAATGACCAGCAAAATCCTGGCAACCATGTGGGATCCTGCATGCAGACCATGGATTTTGAAACAACCACCAAAACCAGCAACTACCAAGAAAGTCCACCAAAGACTTCTAGTCCCAAAACACAACTGTTGCCAAATTCTGAGCTTCTATCAACAGCATCTGAAATTTCACTCAAAGAGGATAAAAGTTCCACTAATAAAAGAGTTTTGTGTCTTCAGTGGAGAAACATAAACAATCTTTGTTGGTTAGATTGTATTTTGTCAGCACTAGTACACTTAGAAACATTAAAATCTGCTCTAGCAGAAGAATATAATGATGGAAAATGTTTACTCCAGAAACTCTTAACAAAGTATAATCAAGCATCTATTCTTCTGAATACCTGTAAAAGGAGTAAAGTAAAAG atgtTCTTCCAAAAGCAGAATCTCAGCTCAATGAAATCAGAAACGTAATGTTTACAGAGCTTCAGCCTCAGCTGAGGTGTGAATTGG gTAATATGAAGAACCCAGTGTTTGCACTTCAGCTACTCTTACAAGTGGATCAACAAGCTGAGAGATTATTCTTGCATTCTTTTTCATGCAAGTCTGAATGTGTACATTGTGGCCACAATTACCAGGACCG ATTGAAGAAAACACTGACAACGTTTACAAATGTAATCCCTGATTGGCATCCACTTAATGCTGTTCATATTGGACCATGTATTATATGTGGAAATACATCTCAAAGACAGCAGATGATCTTGGAAAA AGCACCGTCAATATTAATGTTACATTTTGTGGAAGGCTTGCCACATAACAACCTGGAGAAATACTCGTTTAAATTTGAGGAAGACAGCTACCAAATAACATCTGTTGTTCAGTGCCAAACAGATAAGAAGCACTTCATAAGCTGGTCTTTGAATCCTGATG GAACTTGGCTTGAATGTGATGACTTAAAGGGTCCATATTGCCAGAAACGTAAAAGATTTGAAGTTCCTCCTTCAGAGATTCATATTGTTACCTGGGAAAAGAAAGCATCCCATGTGCCACAAGAACCGAATTCACAGTTCCAAAGTAAAAATAGTGAAGATATTCCTTTTAATAATGTACATTCAAATTCCACAGTGTTGCAAACTGGTTTTGATAACACTGTCGGCAAAACACCTGCAGAACACCACAAAGAGGATTCTGTGAGGAGTCCAGAGAAGAAACAACAGCAAGTAACTGAGGACAAAAGTATTGTTCATCATGGTTCAGAAAATCTGGCAGATGGTGACCTTGTAACACTGATGCTTGAAGAAGTTCCAGTTGACTCGGAAGATAAATCAGTGCCTAATGGACGGATGGTGGGCAATAACTTTCTTGATGGATGCGGCACACCAGAACAGGAGGAACCAGCTTTTTCACTTAGCACTCTATATGCAGGAGAGTTTGCTGGAACTAGTCTAGCTATGAACAATAAATCCATGTTATATGAAAATTCCAGTATTTGCTTACCTCTAGAAGAGCTGAACTCAGTAAGTATTACTGCTCCTGTGCCCAAAAAACATGATGCTGATTCATCTGACTCATTGCCTTCCCAATTAAATGAGAGAACTAATTTAGCTAACAGAGAAAATGGATTAAATTCAGAACTACTGCTAAACAAGTTGCTAGCAGTAGAAAATACTATACAAAATCCACCTGACTTGAAAGATGCAAGCAAAACTGTAGTTAATTCTCAAGTTGGCAGTTCTTCTGGTGTCAGTAATTCAGTTCAGTCCTCATACAAAGACCGAAAAGGAGGATTTGTAGGAAGCTGGGTAAAGAAATTAAGCAAGAGTACTTCTTTCATGCCTTCAAGTTCCTCAGCTCTCAAGAATGAGAGAAATTGCAAAACTCCCTCAGTGCAAAGAATAAGTGAAGTTTGGTTGCCAATGAAGGGCGCAAGTAACTTTGGTGGATTTCAAAGCAGAGGTACAAAGAAAACAACTGAGACCCCGAAGTTTCTGGCTCCTCAGAGTAACAATGCTCATCCTTTATCAAATTTCAAAGGATTTTCTCAAAGCACTTATCTTCCAACAGCAAATCATACCACTATTGCAGGTCCAACTTGGACTAAGTCAGAAAGAACTTTGGGTACCCCAGGTAAAGTGACTCAGTTCCCTTCACCTGGCTATAACTCTGGTAAGGCAGAAGAGTCAGACagtgacaaaacaaaaaaacttcgcctaaaattgttaaaaaaactTAATGCTAAAAAGAAGAGGTTGGCTTCACTGGATAGATTAGCAGTGGAACAgaggaaacaggaaaaacatgTGAGTGGAGACATAAGCACCCCATTACAGACTGAGTCTCAAAATGACAGTGAATTATTGCAGAGCTTTTTAAGGGAGCTGCAGTATCAGATTGATGTCACAGGCCATCAATCTGAATTGAATGCAAACACTGTGCCAGGGTGCACTGGCCATAACACTGACGAAATACTGGCAGAATTACTGTCCCCTACTTCGACTGTCACTTCCTTGGAGGCTCCAAAGAGCGAAGATGAGTGTATGTACATGGAAATGGTGCACAGCAGCGTGGCAACCACCGTGCCCTATGAGAGCACCAGTGTGCCACAGGCAGCAGTGACAAGTGAGGACCACAATTACTACAGTCCTGTAAAGGACACTAATTTGGAGCTTGATGCAATAAACAAACACAGTGTGAAAAAACTTTCTTTTGAAAGTCCTACAAGAGATGATATCCTCGAAGACCTGTTCTCCATTTCAGCACCAAGCTCAATGTCAGGTGACATGGATTTACCTCATTTTGATGAAACTCTGTTTGAAACTTGGTAA
- the USPL1 gene encoding SUMO-specific isopeptidase USPL1 isoform X2: MMDTQKTTNGLQVIGEGTGIGKSTLHMVGYLGKNCSPVETAAHECCPVCKEKGQIQGLRTYRLNFQESIFLCENPQCIYPLGYKPLNSIITSTGSENHQVPSTHKKRKLGGTSDFSAVGSDPKKAQTNNVLNVEHTISADSIVQGCQNSLCIPKTSLHDVLQNDQQNPGNHVGSCMQTMDFETTTKTSNYQESPPKTSSPKTQLLPNSELLSTASEISLKEDKSSTNKRVLCLQWRNINNLCWLDCILSALVHLETLKSALAEEYNDGKCLLQKLLTKYNQASILLNTCKRSKVKDVLPKAESQLNEIRNVMFTELQPQLRCELGNMKNPVFALQLLLQVDQQAERLFLHSFSCKSECVHCGHNYQDRLKKTLTTFTNVIPDWHPLNAVHIGPCIICGNTSQRQQMILEKAPSILMLHFVEGLPHNNLEKYSFKFEEDSYQITSVVQCQTDKKHFISWSLNPDGTWLECDDLKGPYCQKRKRFEVPPSEIHIVTWEKKASHVPQEPNSQFQSKNSEDIPFNNVHSNSTVLQTGFDNTVGKTPAEHHKEDSVRSPEKKQQQVTEDKSIVHHGSENLADGDLVTLMLEEVPVDSEDKSVPNGRMVGNNFLDGCGTPEQEEPAFSLSTLYAGEFAGTSLAMNNKSMLYENSSICLPLEELNSVSITAPVPKKHDADSSDSLPSQLNERTNLANRENGLNSELLLNKLLAVENTIQNPPDLKDASKTVVNSQVGSSSGVSNSVQSSYKDRKGGFVGSWVKKLSKSTSFMPSSSSALKNERNCKTPSVQRISEVWLPMKGASNFGGFQSRGTKKTTETPKFLAPQSNNAHPLSNFKGFSQSTYLPTANHTTIAGPTWTKSERTLGTPGKVTQFPSPGYNSGKAEESDSDKTKKLRLKLLKKLNAKKKRLASLDRLAVEQRKQEKHVSGDISTPLQTESQNDSELLQSFLRELQYQIDVTGHQSELNANTVPGCTGHNTDEILAELLSPTSTVTSLEAPKSEDECMYMEMVHSSVATTVPYESTSVPQAAVTSEDHNYYSPVKDTNLELDAINKHSVKKLSFESPTRDDILEDLFSISAPSSMSGDMDLPHFDETLFETW; this comes from the exons ATGATGGATACCCAGAAGACTACAAATGGTTTGCAAGTGATTGGAGAAGGGACTGGTATAGGGAAATCGACACTCCACATGGTGGGGTATTTGGGAAAA aactGTAGTCCTGTGGAAACAGCTGCACATGAATGTTGTCCAGTCTGCAAAGAGAAGGGTCAGATCCAAGGCTTACGGACTTACCGCCTTAATTTTCAAGAGTCCATTTTCCTTTGTGAAAATCCTCAG tgCATCTACCCACTTGGTTATAAACCATTAAACAGCATAATTACTTCTACTGGTTCAGAAAATCACCAAGTTCCATCTACtcacaagaaaaggaaattaggTGGTACCAGTGACTTTTCTGCTGTTGGATCAGAtccaaaaaaagcacaaactaACAACGTGCTCAATGTTGAGCACACCATTAGTGCAGACTCCATTGTGCAAGGCTGCCAAAATAGTTTGTGTATTCCCAAGACAAGCCTCCACGATGTATTACAAAATGACCAGCAAAATCCTGGCAACCATGTGGGATCCTGCATGCAGACCATGGATTTTGAAACAACCACCAAAACCAGCAACTACCAAGAAAGTCCACCAAAGACTTCTAGTCCCAAAACACAACTGTTGCCAAATTCTGAGCTTCTATCAACAGCATCTGAAATTTCACTCAAAGAGGATAAAAGTTCCACTAATAAAAGAGTTTTGTGTCTTCAGTGGAGAAACATAAACAATCTTTGTTGGTTAGATTGTATTTTGTCAGCACTAGTACACTTAGAAACATTAAAATCTGCTCTAGCAGAAGAATATAATGATGGAAAATGTTTACTCCAGAAACTCTTAACAAAGTATAATCAAGCATCTATTCTTCTGAATACCTGTAAAAGGAGTAAAGTAAAAG atgtTCTTCCAAAAGCAGAATCTCAGCTCAATGAAATCAGAAACGTAATGTTTACAGAGCTTCAGCCTCAGCTGAGGTGTGAATTGG gTAATATGAAGAACCCAGTGTTTGCACTTCAGCTACTCTTACAAGTGGATCAACAAGCTGAGAGATTATTCTTGCATTCTTTTTCATGCAAGTCTGAATGTGTACATTGTGGCCACAATTACCAGGACCG ATTGAAGAAAACACTGACAACGTTTACAAATGTAATCCCTGATTGGCATCCACTTAATGCTGTTCATATTGGACCATGTATTATATGTGGAAATACATCTCAAAGACAGCAGATGATCTTGGAAAA AGCACCGTCAATATTAATGTTACATTTTGTGGAAGGCTTGCCACATAACAACCTGGAGAAATACTCGTTTAAATTTGAGGAAGACAGCTACCAAATAACATCTGTTGTTCAGTGCCAAACAGATAAGAAGCACTTCATAAGCTGGTCTTTGAATCCTGATG GAACTTGGCTTGAATGTGATGACTTAAAGGGTCCATATTGCCAGAAACGTAAAAGATTTGAAGTTCCTCCTTCAGAGATTCATATTGTTACCTGGGAAAAGAAAGCATCCCATGTGCCACAAGAACCGAATTCACAGTTCCAAAGTAAAAATAGTGAAGATATTCCTTTTAATAATGTACATTCAAATTCCACAGTGTTGCAAACTGGTTTTGATAACACTGTCGGCAAAACACCTGCAGAACACCACAAAGAGGATTCTGTGAGGAGTCCAGAGAAGAAACAACAGCAAGTAACTGAGGACAAAAGTATTGTTCATCATGGTTCAGAAAATCTGGCAGATGGTGACCTTGTAACACTGATGCTTGAAGAAGTTCCAGTTGACTCGGAAGATAAATCAGTGCCTAATGGACGGATGGTGGGCAATAACTTTCTTGATGGATGCGGCACACCAGAACAGGAGGAACCAGCTTTTTCACTTAGCACTCTATATGCAGGAGAGTTTGCTGGAACTAGTCTAGCTATGAACAATAAATCCATGTTATATGAAAATTCCAGTATTTGCTTACCTCTAGAAGAGCTGAACTCAGTAAGTATTACTGCTCCTGTGCCCAAAAAACATGATGCTGATTCATCTGACTCATTGCCTTCCCAATTAAATGAGAGAACTAATTTAGCTAACAGAGAAAATGGATTAAATTCAGAACTACTGCTAAACAAGTTGCTAGCAGTAGAAAATACTATACAAAATCCACCTGACTTGAAAGATGCAAGCAAAACTGTAGTTAATTCTCAAGTTGGCAGTTCTTCTGGTGTCAGTAATTCAGTTCAGTCCTCATACAAAGACCGAAAAGGAGGATTTGTAGGAAGCTGGGTAAAGAAATTAAGCAAGAGTACTTCTTTCATGCCTTCAAGTTCCTCAGCTCTCAAGAATGAGAGAAATTGCAAAACTCCCTCAGTGCAAAGAATAAGTGAAGTTTGGTTGCCAATGAAGGGCGCAAGTAACTTTGGTGGATTTCAAAGCAGAGGTACAAAGAAAACAACTGAGACCCCGAAGTTTCTGGCTCCTCAGAGTAACAATGCTCATCCTTTATCAAATTTCAAAGGATTTTCTCAAAGCACTTATCTTCCAACAGCAAATCATACCACTATTGCAGGTCCAACTTGGACTAAGTCAGAAAGAACTTTGGGTACCCCAGGTAAAGTGACTCAGTTCCCTTCACCTGGCTATAACTCTGGTAAGGCAGAAGAGTCAGACagtgacaaaacaaaaaaacttcgcctaaaattgttaaaaaaactTAATGCTAAAAAGAAGAGGTTGGCTTCACTGGATAGATTAGCAGTGGAACAgaggaaacaggaaaaacatgTGAGTGGAGACATAAGCACCCCATTACAGACTGAGTCTCAAAATGACAGTGAATTATTGCAGAGCTTTTTAAGGGAGCTGCAGTATCAGATTGATGTCACAGGCCATCAATCTGAATTGAATGCAAACACTGTGCCAGGGTGCACTGGCCATAACACTGACGAAATACTGGCAGAATTACTGTCCCCTACTTCGACTGTCACTTCCTTGGAGGCTCCAAAGAGCGAAGATGAGTGTATGTACATGGAAATGGTGCACAGCAGCGTGGCAACCACCGTGCCCTATGAGAGCACCAGTGTGCCACAGGCAGCAGTGACAAGTGAGGACCACAATTACTACAGTCCTGTAAAGGACACTAATTTGGAGCTTGATGCAATAAACAAACACAGTGTGAAAAAACTTTCTTTTGAAAGTCCTACAAGAGATGATATCCTCGAAGACCTGTTCTCCATTTCAGCACCAAGCTCAATGTCAGGTGACATGGATTTACCTCATTTTGATGAAACTCTGTTTGAAACTTGGTAA